In the genome of Streptomyces sp. NBC_00190, one region contains:
- a CDS encoding VOC family protein has protein sequence MIDSHAHIRVARPSLDLKAAERFYVDGLGLEVQWRSAVSEPGAHDLLMVGPAGGAWHFELTRDPRNPVLPTPTVDDLFVVYLGEEPDEALVRRLVEHGGTRVAAHNPYWDEWGVTVEDPDGYRLVLCSRSWG, from the coding sequence ATGATCGATTCACATGCCCACATACGCGTCGCCCGGCCGTCCCTCGACCTCAAGGCCGCCGAGCGGTTCTACGTGGACGGGCTCGGACTCGAAGTGCAGTGGCGCAGCGCCGTGAGCGAGCCCGGCGCGCACGACCTGTTGATGGTCGGGCCCGCCGGGGGCGCCTGGCACTTCGAGCTCACCCGGGACCCGCGGAACCCGGTGCTCCCCACGCCCACCGTCGACGACCTGTTCGTCGTCTACCTCGGCGAGGAGCCCGACGAGGCCCTCGTACGGCGGCTCGTCGAGCACGGCGGGACGCGCGTGGCCGCCCACAACCCGTACTGGGACGAGTGGGGGGTCACCGTCGAGGACCCCGACGGCTACCGACTCGTGCTCTGCTCCCGCTCCTGGGGCTGA
- a CDS encoding SDR family NAD(P)-dependent oxidoreductase produces MGKLDGRVVIITGAARGQGEQEARLFAAEGAKVLLGDVLDEQGAAVAKEIGEDRARYVRLDVSREEDWAGAVAAAKEAFGPVDGLVNNAGILRFNELTATPLEEFQQVVQVNQVGAFLGIKSVAPEIEAAGGGTIVNTSSYTGLTGMSYVGAYAATKAAILGLTRVAALELAGKGIRVNAMCPGAVDTPMANPGLLDPANMTDEARDAMAELYKRVVPMGRVGQPEEIAKLALFLTGEDSSYITGQPFVIDGGWMAGVSIL; encoded by the coding sequence ATGGGCAAGCTGGACGGGCGCGTCGTGATCATCACCGGCGCCGCACGGGGCCAGGGCGAGCAGGAGGCCCGCCTCTTCGCCGCCGAGGGGGCCAAGGTGCTCCTCGGTGACGTGCTGGACGAGCAGGGCGCCGCCGTGGCCAAGGAGATCGGCGAGGACCGGGCCCGGTACGTACGCCTCGACGTGAGCCGCGAAGAGGACTGGGCCGGGGCGGTCGCCGCCGCGAAGGAGGCCTTCGGCCCGGTCGACGGCCTCGTCAACAACGCGGGCATCCTGCGCTTCAACGAGCTGACCGCGACCCCGCTGGAGGAGTTCCAGCAGGTGGTCCAGGTCAACCAGGTGGGCGCCTTCCTCGGCATCAAGTCCGTCGCCCCCGAGATCGAGGCGGCCGGCGGCGGCACGATCGTCAACACCTCCTCGTACACGGGCCTGACGGGCATGAGTTACGTCGGCGCGTACGCCGCGACCAAGGCGGCCATCCTCGGCTTGACCCGGGTGGCGGCGCTGGAGCTGGCGGGCAAGGGGATCCGGGTCAACGCGATGTGCCCGGGTGCCGTGGACACCCCGATGGCCAATCCCGGCCTGCTGGACCCGGCGAACATGACCGACGAGGCCAGGGACGCGATGGCGGAGCTGTACAAGCGGGTCGTCCCGATGGGGCGGGTGGGGCAGCCGGAGGAGATCGCGAAGCTCGCCCTCTTCCTGACCGGCGAGGACTCCTCGTACATCACCGGCCAGCCCTTCGTGATCGACGGCGGCTGGATGGCCGGCGTCAGCATCCTCTAG
- a CDS encoding APC family permease produces the protein MTQLDVRPRAADTVNGVAQGGGDVRGKGLGKGSVGLVGSAVIGISTVAPVYCLTSTLGSTAGEVGVQMPAVFLAGFLPMLLVAFAYRELNKAMPDCGTSFTWTVKAFGPRIGWMCGWGLVIATIIVLSNLAGVATSYFWLLAGEITSDPSIAALDDNKLVHIATCLTLIAVATAISYRGMTATKGVQYALVGLQLLVLAVFVAMAFRKASAGTFDTGLDFSWSWMNPFAVESMAAFTAGLSLSIFMYWGWDACLATNEETTGSTKTPGRASLIAMVVLVGSYLATGVAAQMAVGAGGEGLGLANEETSGNVFAALAGPVMGPLLGILLFVAVLASAAASLQTTFIPVARTVLAMSTYEALPASYAKVHERFKTPGRATVVAGIATGAFYTVMTLVSENVLTDTIFALGLMICFYYSLTAFACAWYFRGELRRSVRDLFFKGVFPVLGGLLLAAVFSKTLYDAWDPSYGSGSTIPGLGVGNVFVIGVGLLALGLAVMFVTERRRPAFFRGEVLTKSTPALVVED, from the coding sequence ATGACTCAGCTGGACGTTCGGCCCCGGGCCGCAGACACGGTGAACGGCGTCGCCCAGGGCGGGGGAGACGTGCGCGGCAAGGGCCTCGGCAAGGGGTCCGTCGGGCTGGTGGGCAGCGCCGTCATCGGCATCTCCACCGTCGCCCCCGTCTACTGCCTGACCTCGACCCTCGGGTCCACGGCAGGTGAGGTCGGCGTCCAGATGCCGGCGGTGTTCCTGGCCGGCTTCCTCCCGATGCTGCTGGTCGCCTTCGCGTACCGCGAGCTCAACAAGGCCATGCCGGACTGCGGCACCTCCTTCACCTGGACCGTCAAGGCCTTCGGCCCGCGGATCGGCTGGATGTGCGGCTGGGGCCTGGTGATCGCCACGATCATCGTGCTCTCCAACCTGGCCGGCGTCGCCACCTCCTACTTCTGGCTGCTGGCCGGCGAGATCACGAGCGATCCGTCGATCGCGGCCCTGGACGACAACAAGCTCGTCCACATCGCCACCTGCCTCACCCTGATCGCCGTCGCGACCGCCATCAGCTACCGCGGCATGACGGCGACCAAGGGAGTCCAGTACGCGCTGGTCGGGCTCCAACTCCTGGTCCTCGCCGTCTTCGTCGCGATGGCCTTCCGGAAGGCCTCCGCCGGCACCTTCGACACCGGCCTGGACTTCTCCTGGTCCTGGATGAACCCCTTCGCGGTCGAGTCCATGGCGGCCTTCACCGCCGGACTCTCGCTCTCGATCTTCATGTACTGGGGCTGGGACGCGTGCCTGGCCACCAACGAGGAGACCACCGGCTCCACGAAGACCCCCGGCCGCGCCTCGCTCATCGCGATGGTCGTCCTGGTCGGCTCCTACCTCGCCACCGGCGTCGCCGCCCAGATGGCCGTCGGCGCGGGCGGCGAAGGCCTCGGCCTGGCCAACGAGGAGACCTCCGGCAACGTCTTCGCGGCCCTCGCCGGTCCCGTCATGGGCCCGCTGCTCGGCATCCTGCTCTTCGTCGCCGTCCTCGCCTCGGCCGCCGCCTCCCTGCAGACCACCTTCATCCCGGTGGCCCGTACGGTCCTCGCCATGTCGACCTACGAGGCGCTGCCGGCCTCGTACGCCAAGGTCCACGAGCGCTTCAAGACCCCGGGCCGCGCCACGGTCGTGGCGGGCATCGCCACCGGCGCCTTCTACACCGTGATGACCCTGGTCAGCGAGAACGTCCTGACCGACACGATCTTCGCGCTCGGGCTGATGATCTGCTTCTACTACTCGCTGACGGCCTTCGCCTGCGCCTGGTACTTCCGCGGCGAGCTGCGCCGCAGCGTCCGCGACCTGTTCTTCAAGGGCGTCTTCCCGGTCCTGGGCGGCCTGCTGCTTGCCGCGGTCTTCTCCAAGACCCTGTACGACGCCTGGGACCCCTCCTACGGCTCCGGCTCCACGATCCCCGGCCTGGGCGTCGGCAACGTCTTCGTCATCGGCGTCGGCCTGCTCGCCCTCGGCCTGGCCGTCATGTTCGTCACCGAACGCCGCAGACCGGCCTTCTTCCGCGGCGAGGTCCTGACGAAGTCCACCCCGGCCCTGGTGGTCGAGGACTGA
- a CDS encoding bestrophin-like domain, producing MILWLLNHVSTLVIAVLLVGGLTGLAAAGSLAARRRFPHLAKGEHNEMVGVALGMFGAIYGIILAFVVVTLWTQLENTQNIVATEATDLALVVRSADTFPPADRARVLQAVGAYSHAVVEVQWPLMRDGRPSYEATAPQTHDLYRALQAYEPAGTRAETFYAEAVTHLNDVAAQRRARITMAESSLPILLQVLVYGGALVILPLTFLFGLRSLKMQLLFVSAVAGLIGFSLLLVVAMDRPFAGDLSVSPAPYKEAALSQFWAAPQPQEREQSTSR from the coding sequence ATGATCCTCTGGTTGCTCAATCACGTCAGCACACTGGTCATCGCCGTCCTCCTCGTCGGCGGTCTCACGGGCCTCGCCGCGGCCGGGAGCCTGGCCGCCCGCCGCCGCTTCCCGCACCTCGCCAAGGGCGAGCACAACGAGATGGTCGGAGTCGCGCTCGGCATGTTCGGCGCGATCTACGGCATCATCCTCGCCTTCGTCGTCGTCACCCTCTGGACCCAGCTGGAGAACACCCAGAACATCGTCGCGACCGAGGCCACCGACCTGGCCCTCGTCGTGCGCAGCGCCGACACCTTCCCGCCGGCCGACCGCGCGCGGGTGCTTCAAGCGGTGGGCGCGTACTCGCACGCCGTCGTCGAGGTGCAATGGCCGCTGATGCGCGACGGGCGGCCGAGCTACGAGGCGACCGCGCCGCAGACGCACGACCTCTACCGGGCCCTCCAGGCGTACGAGCCGGCCGGAACCCGCGCCGAGACCTTCTACGCCGAAGCGGTCACCCACCTCAACGACGTCGCCGCGCAGCGCCGGGCCCGCATCACGATGGCCGAGAGCTCACTGCCGATCCTGCTGCAAGTGCTCGTGTACGGCGGGGCATTGGTGATCCTCCCGCTGACGTTCCTGTTCGGGCTGCGCAGCCTGAAGATGCAGCTGCTGTTCGTGTCGGCGGTGGCGGGACTGATCGGCTTCAGCCTGCTGCTGGTGGTGGCGATGGACCGCCCCTTCGCGGGAGACCTGAGCGTGAGCCCGGCGCCCTACAAGGAGGCGGCCCTGTCGCAGTTCTGGGCTGCCCCTCAGCCCCAGGAGCGGGAGCAGAGCACGAGTCGGTAG
- a CDS encoding DNA alkylation repair protein, whose protein sequence is MPTADELLSAETVSTLARLLARAGGRRSSPALRARAGALDGLTYSGRVGAVRDAVLADLPEDWPGFEAVVRTALADPGFTGWMTFPVNEAVAVRGLEVFVPGLALLHDLTSRLTAESAVRPFLRADPARALTVVRTWTDDPDPHVRRLASEGTRPRLPWAPQLPAFVADPRPALPVLDALYRDESEYVRRSVSNHLNDISRDHPALAVETAARWLARPTGTTDRVVRHGLRTLIKAGRPEALTLLGHSPDVPVAVHGPQVTTPRVTVGEYLVFDYAVTNTGTLPAELVVDYVVHHTKANGARTPKVFKLLTRAVAPGETLSGTKRHSFKPITTRRYHSGEHLVQLQVNGRVRGEAGFSLDAS, encoded by the coding sequence ATGCCCACGGCCGATGAGCTCCTCAGCGCGGAAACCGTCAGCACCCTGGCCCGGCTGCTCGCCCGGGCGGGCGGCCGCCGGTCCTCGCCCGCCCTGCGCGCCCGGGCCGGCGCGCTCGACGGACTGACGTACAGCGGCCGCGTCGGCGCCGTCCGCGACGCCGTGCTCGCCGACCTCCCCGAGGACTGGCCCGGCTTCGAGGCCGTCGTGCGCACCGCCCTCGCCGACCCCGGCTTCACGGGCTGGATGACCTTCCCCGTCAACGAGGCCGTCGCCGTCCGCGGGCTGGAGGTGTTCGTGCCCGGGCTGGCACTGCTGCACGACCTCACCTCCCGGCTGACCGCCGAATCCGCCGTACGGCCCTTCCTGCGCGCCGACCCTGCGCGCGCCCTGACCGTCGTACGGACGTGGACGGACGACCCTGACCCCCACGTGCGGCGCCTCGCCAGCGAGGGCACCCGGCCCCGGCTGCCCTGGGCCCCGCAGCTGCCCGCGTTCGTCGCCGACCCGCGCCCGGCCCTTCCGGTGCTGGACGCCCTCTACCGCGACGAGTCCGAGTACGTCCGCCGCTCCGTCTCCAACCACCTCAACGACATCAGCCGCGACCACCCCGCCCTCGCCGTCGAGACCGCGGCCCGCTGGCTGGCCCGGCCCACGGGCACGACGGACCGCGTCGTACGGCACGGCCTGCGCACCCTGATCAAGGCCGGGCGGCCCGAGGCGCTGACCCTGCTCGGGCACTCCCCGGACGTGCCGGTCGCCGTCCACGGGCCGCAGGTCACCACCCCGCGGGTCACCGTCGGCGAGTACCTCGTCTTCGACTACGCGGTCACCAACACCGGCACGCTCCCGGCCGAACTCGTCGTCGACTACGTCGTGCACCACACGAAGGCGAACGGCGCCCGCACGCCCAAGGTCTTCAAACTCCTCACCCGCGCCGTGGCCCCCGGCGAAACCCTCAGCGGCACCAAGCGGCACTCCTTCAAGCCGATCACCACCCGCCGCTACCACTCCGGCGAGCACCTGGTGCAGCTCCAGGTCAACGGCCGGGTCCGCGGCGAGGCGGGATTTTCGTTGGACGCGTCCTGA
- a CDS encoding transmembrane-type terpene cyclase: protein MDLILTLVSGIAWTVVYVEAIRVGLRDRTYAMPLAALALNFAWESVYAVRDFATGVSPQGVVNVVWAAADIVIISTYLRFGRPELPRFVTRPLFAAWSVLVFATGFAVQGLFLAHFGAHDASRYSAFLQNLLMSGLFIGLYAARQGPRGQSPTIAVAKWLGTLAPTLLFGVLEHSPFVLGLGLLCSVFDLVYIGLLLRDRRRPDRAESEAGAEAAASAPAPVRSLPDPSR, encoded by the coding sequence ATGGACCTCATACTCACGCTGGTCAGCGGGATCGCCTGGACCGTCGTGTACGTGGAGGCGATCCGCGTCGGGCTGCGCGACCGGACGTACGCGATGCCCCTGGCCGCGCTCGCGCTGAACTTCGCCTGGGAGTCGGTCTACGCCGTCCGCGACTTCGCGACCGGGGTCTCTCCCCAGGGCGTGGTGAACGTGGTGTGGGCGGCCGCCGACATCGTGATCATCTCCACCTACCTGCGGTTCGGGCGGCCCGAGCTCCCGCGGTTCGTGACCCGTCCGCTCTTCGCCGCCTGGTCGGTCCTGGTGTTCGCCACCGGGTTCGCCGTGCAGGGGCTGTTCCTCGCCCACTTCGGGGCGCACGACGCCTCCCGCTACTCGGCGTTCCTGCAGAACCTGCTGATGTCCGGCCTGTTCATCGGCCTCTACGCCGCCCGGCAGGGGCCGCGCGGGCAGTCCCCGACCATCGCCGTCGCCAAGTGGCTGGGCACGCTGGCCCCGACCCTGCTGTTCGGCGTACTGGAGCACTCGCCCTTCGTCCTCGGGCTCGGTCTCCTGTGCAGCGTCTTCGACCTGGTCTACATCGGGCTGCTGCTCCGAGACCGCCGCCGCCCGGACCGGGCAGAGTCAGAGGCTGGGGCAGAGGCGGCGGCTTCGGCCCCCGCTCCGGTCAGAAGCCTTCCGGACCCATCACGATGA
- a CDS encoding LLM class F420-dependent oxidoreductase produces MARVFPEGRLVHGMQLPVQSQSTIYAEPWEASATAADLAEVARAADRAGFGYVATCDHVAIPRRLAGPMSTVWYDPVATLSFLAGITEHVRLLSHVAILGLRHPLISAKQYATLDHLSGGRLILGVGAGHVQEEFEVLGVDFARRGAVLDETLDVLRAALGPEEYPEFEGELFSFKDLGQLPRPAQERIPVWVGGSSPAAVRRAAVRGDGWLPQGDPRYRLPAQIARIKELREAAGVTGPVEFGAITEPLYVGEPGWDTGRRALTGKAEALAESLREYKALGVDQIQVRFRNRDRAELVDQITAFGAEVAPLLND; encoded by the coding sequence ATGGCGCGCGTGTTTCCGGAAGGGCGGCTGGTCCACGGGATGCAGCTCCCGGTCCAGTCGCAGAGCACCATCTACGCCGAGCCCTGGGAGGCGTCGGCCACCGCCGCCGATCTCGCCGAGGTGGCGCGGGCCGCCGACCGGGCCGGCTTCGGCTACGTCGCCACCTGCGACCACGTCGCCATCCCGCGCCGGCTCGCCGGACCCATGAGCACCGTCTGGTACGACCCGGTGGCCACCCTGTCCTTCCTCGCCGGCATCACCGAGCACGTGCGGCTGCTGAGCCACGTCGCGATCCTCGGCCTGCGCCACCCGCTGATCAGCGCCAAGCAGTACGCCACCCTCGACCACCTCTCCGGCGGGCGGCTGATCCTCGGCGTCGGCGCCGGGCACGTGCAGGAGGAGTTCGAGGTCCTCGGCGTGGACTTCGCCCGGCGCGGAGCCGTCCTCGACGAGACCCTCGACGTGCTGCGGGCGGCGCTGGGGCCCGAGGAGTACCCGGAGTTCGAGGGCGAACTGTTCTCCTTCAAGGACCTCGGCCAGCTGCCCCGGCCCGCCCAGGAGCGGATCCCCGTCTGGGTGGGCGGCTCCTCGCCCGCCGCCGTGCGCCGGGCCGCCGTCCGCGGCGACGGCTGGCTCCCGCAGGGCGACCCGCGCTACAGGCTCCCGGCGCAGATCGCCCGTATCAAGGAGCTCCGCGAGGCGGCCGGAGTCACCGGGCCCGTCGAGTTCGGCGCGATCACCGAGCCGCTGTACGTCGGCGAGCCCGGCTGGGACACCGGCCGCCGCGCCCTCACCGGCAAGGCGGAGGCGCTCGCCGAGTCCCTGCGGGAGTACAAGGCGCTCGGCGTCGACCAGATCCAGGTCCGGTTCCGCAATCGCGACCGCGCCGAACTCGTCGACCAGATCACCGCTTTCGGGGCCGAGGTGGCCCCGCTTCTCAACGACTAG
- a CDS encoding aldehyde dehydrogenase family protein: MTEAQRLFIGGEWVEPDGGHYEVVDPADESVAGLAPEASRAQVEEAARAAAEAFGAWSRTRPEERAAILDRAADIIQREFEPWAALARAETGAPTGIARGMQVGVGVSRFRRYAKGALEPVERGLPPQVTEAGPMGKASVLGALEVRQPVGVVTCITSYNNPWANPAGKVAPALAMGNTVVVKPAPQDPLSVFKMAEALAEAGVPAGVVNVVGGQAVEVGEAAVDSPYVDMVSFTGSTGVGQRIAEVCGRTMKRQLMELGGKGAAVVLEDADLDAAVMGIGTTFSFYSGQICTAPTRVIVHRSVYGQLVEKLTGYLAFMKVGDPKVQGTVVGPVISAAHRDRVESYVELGRKEGARIAYGGERPVVGDGRGFYVAPTLLVDCTNDMRVVREEIFGPVVVVVPFDGGEDQAVELANDSDFGLLSYVWSGDSARAFRVARRLRAGGVGVNTIGRNMEAPFGGFKRSGVGRDVGSYALHAYSEMQSIVWTG; the protein is encoded by the coding sequence GTGACCGAAGCGCAGAGGCTCTTCATCGGCGGCGAGTGGGTGGAACCCGACGGCGGCCACTACGAGGTGGTCGACCCGGCGGACGAGTCGGTGGCCGGGCTCGCGCCCGAGGCCTCGCGGGCCCAGGTCGAGGAGGCGGCGCGGGCCGCGGCCGAGGCATTCGGCGCGTGGTCCCGTACGAGGCCGGAGGAGCGGGCGGCGATCCTCGACCGGGCCGCGGACATCATCCAGCGGGAGTTCGAGCCGTGGGCGGCCCTGGCCCGGGCGGAGACGGGCGCGCCGACGGGCATCGCGCGCGGGATGCAGGTCGGCGTCGGGGTCTCGCGCTTCAGGCGGTACGCGAAGGGCGCCCTGGAACCGGTGGAGAGGGGCCTTCCGCCGCAGGTCACCGAGGCCGGCCCGATGGGGAAGGCGAGTGTCCTCGGAGCCCTGGAGGTGCGCCAGCCGGTCGGCGTGGTCACCTGCATCACCTCGTACAACAACCCGTGGGCCAACCCGGCGGGCAAGGTCGCCCCGGCCCTGGCCATGGGCAACACGGTGGTGGTCAAACCGGCCCCGCAGGACCCGCTGTCGGTGTTCAAGATGGCCGAGGCACTCGCGGAGGCCGGGGTTCCGGCGGGCGTGGTGAACGTGGTCGGCGGGCAGGCGGTGGAGGTCGGCGAGGCCGCCGTGGACTCCCCGTACGTGGACATGGTGTCCTTCACCGGTTCCACGGGTGTCGGCCAGCGCATCGCGGAGGTCTGCGGCCGGACGATGAAGCGGCAGCTGATGGAGCTGGGCGGCAAGGGCGCGGCCGTCGTCCTGGAGGACGCCGACCTGGACGCGGCGGTGATGGGGATCGGGACGACCTTCTCCTTCTACTCCGGGCAGATCTGCACGGCTCCGACGCGGGTGATCGTGCACCGCTCGGTCTACGGGCAGCTGGTCGAGAAGCTGACCGGCTACCTGGCCTTCATGAAGGTCGGCGACCCGAAGGTGCAGGGCACGGTGGTGGGCCCGGTGATCTCGGCGGCGCACCGGGACCGCGTGGAGTCGTACGTCGAGCTGGGCCGCAAGGAGGGGGCGCGGATCGCGTACGGCGGCGAGCGCCCGGTCGTCGGGGACGGCCGCGGTTTCTACGTGGCGCCGACCCTGCTGGTGGACTGCACGAACGACATGCGCGTGGTCCGGGAGGAGATCTTCGGCCCGGTCGTCGTGGTCGTGCCCTTCGACGGGGGCGAGGACCAGGCCGTCGAGCTGGCCAACGACAGCGACTTCGGCCTGCTCAGCTACGTGTGGTCCGGGGACTCCGCACGCGCGTTCCGCGTGGCGCGGCGGCTGCGGGCGGGCGGGGTGGGCGTGAACACCATCGGCCGGAACATGGAGGCGCCGTTCGGCGGCTTCAAGAGGTCGGGCGTGGGCCGGGACGTGGGCTCGTACGCCTTGCACGCGTACAGCGAGATGCAGTCGATCGTCTGGACGGGCTGA
- a CDS encoding N-acyl-D-amino-acid deacylase family protein, giving the protein MLDHLIKGATVVDGTGAPARVADVGLRDGRIVVIAAPGTVTEEARTSEDATGLVLTPGFVDPHTHYDAQLFWDPYATPSMNHGVTTVAGGNCGFTLAPLNPARPEDADYTRRMMSKVEGMALKALEEGVDWTWSTFGEYLDALEGRIAVNAGFMVGHCALRRHVMGEDAVGGQPTPEQLQQMIDLFHDAMDAGAWGLSTTQSSTHSDGAGAPVASRHAGPGELLALSKAVAEHEGTQLEAIVAGCLDQFSDEEIDLFVEMSAAAGRPLNWNVLTIDASVPERVPRQLIPSERARKAGGRIVALTMPILTPMNMSLGTFCALNLIPGWGEVLALPVPERIARLRDADVRAEMLRRADSKEAGVFRRLANFGRYVIGDTYSKENEGLSGRVVRDIAAERGQDPFHCLVEICANDDLRTVLWPMPTDNDPASWALRAETWQHEDVMLGGSDAGAHLDRMCGAPYTTRFLGDCLRGRKLVPLEQAVRMLTDDPARLFGLRERGRITEGYHADLVLFDPARIEAGPATLVHDLPGDSPRLDARAIGIVSVRVNGVETIRDDEVTGAIPGVVLRSGRDTRTVSTR; this is encoded by the coding sequence ATGCTCGACCACCTGATCAAGGGCGCCACCGTCGTCGACGGCACAGGCGCCCCCGCCCGCGTCGCGGACGTCGGCCTGCGCGACGGCCGGATCGTCGTCATCGCGGCGCCCGGCACCGTCACCGAAGAGGCCCGCACCAGCGAGGACGCCACCGGCCTCGTCCTCACCCCCGGCTTCGTCGACCCGCACACGCACTACGACGCCCAGCTGTTCTGGGACCCGTACGCCACCCCCTCCATGAACCACGGCGTCACCACCGTCGCCGGCGGGAACTGCGGCTTCACCCTGGCCCCCCTCAACCCGGCCCGCCCGGAAGACGCCGACTACACCCGCCGCATGATGAGCAAGGTCGAGGGCATGGCCCTCAAGGCCCTGGAGGAGGGCGTCGACTGGACCTGGTCCACCTTCGGCGAGTACCTCGACGCCCTGGAGGGCCGGATCGCCGTCAACGCCGGCTTCATGGTCGGCCACTGCGCACTGCGCCGCCACGTCATGGGCGAGGACGCCGTCGGCGGCCAGCCCACGCCCGAACAGCTCCAGCAGATGATCGACCTCTTCCACGACGCCATGGACGCCGGCGCCTGGGGCCTGTCCACCACCCAGTCCTCCACGCACTCCGACGGCGCCGGCGCCCCCGTCGCCTCCCGGCACGCCGGGCCCGGCGAACTCCTCGCGCTCTCCAAGGCCGTCGCCGAACACGAGGGCACCCAGCTGGAGGCGATCGTCGCGGGCTGCCTCGACCAGTTCTCCGACGAGGAGATCGACCTCTTCGTCGAGATGAGCGCCGCCGCCGGACGGCCCCTGAACTGGAACGTCCTCACCATCGACGCCTCCGTCCCCGAGCGGGTCCCGCGCCAGCTGATCCCCAGCGAACGCGCCCGCAAGGCCGGCGGCCGCATCGTGGCGCTGACGATGCCGATCCTCACCCCCATGAACATGTCGCTGGGCACCTTCTGCGCGCTCAACCTCATCCCCGGCTGGGGCGAGGTCCTCGCCCTGCCCGTCCCCGAGCGGATCGCGAGGCTGCGCGACGCGGACGTGCGGGCCGAGATGCTGCGCCGCGCCGACAGCAAGGAGGCCGGAGTCTTCCGGCGCCTCGCCAACTTCGGCCGCTATGTCATCGGCGACACGTACAGCAAGGAGAACGAGGGCCTCTCCGGCCGCGTCGTGCGCGACATCGCGGCCGAGCGCGGCCAGGACCCCTTCCACTGCCTGGTGGAGATCTGCGCCAACGACGACCTCCGTACGGTCCTGTGGCCGATGCCCACCGACAACGACCCCGCCAGCTGGGCGCTGCGCGCCGAGACCTGGCAGCACGAGGACGTCATGCTCGGCGGCTCCGACGCGGGCGCGCACCTGGACCGCATGTGCGGGGCCCCGTACACGACCCGCTTCCTCGGCGACTGCCTGCGCGGCCGCAAGCTGGTGCCGCTGGAGCAGGCGGTACGGATGCTCACCGACGATCCGGCCCGGCTGTTCGGGCTGCGCGAGCGAGGCCGCATCACCGAGGGCTACCACGCGGACCTGGTGCTCTTCGATCCGGCGCGCATCGAGGCCGGACCGGCGACGCTGGTCCACGACCTGCCCGGGGACAGCCCGCGGCTGGACGCGCGGGCCATCGGGATCGTCTCGGTACGGGTCAACGGCGTGGAGACCATCCGCGACGACGAGGTGACGGGCGCGATTCCGGGCGTCGTGCTCCGGTCGGGCCGGGACACGAGGACGGTGAGCACGCGGTGA
- a CDS encoding LLM class flavin-dependent oxidoreductase: MEFGLFVQGYVAESRSKVDPEAEHKALIEETDYVIQADKSGFKYAWASEHHFLEEYSHLSANEVFLGYLAHATERIHLGSGIFNPLAPVNHPVKVAEKVAMLDHLSKGRFEFGTGRGAGSHEILGFLPGIEDMNGTKEIWEETIAEFPKMFLQEEYEGFQGKHWSLPPRKIFPKPYGKAHPAMWYAAGSPSSYAMAAKKGLGVLGFSVQKVSDMEWVLDQYKTAIQEAKAIGAFVNDNVMVTSTAICAETHDKAVEIAVNAHMNRFQSLVFRYHDTFPRPEAIPQWPELLPEYNAEIIELLIAEELLICGDPSEVLQQCRRWEQAGADQLSFGLPTGVSYEDTMTTIKLIGEHVIPEIDTDPVHRTTRFRQAV, translated from the coding sequence TTGGAATTCGGGCTCTTCGTGCAGGGATACGTGGCCGAGTCACGGTCCAAGGTCGACCCCGAGGCAGAGCACAAGGCGCTGATCGAGGAGACCGACTACGTCATCCAGGCAGACAAGTCGGGCTTCAAGTACGCCTGGGCCTCCGAGCACCACTTCCTGGAGGAGTATTCACACCTCTCGGCGAACGAGGTCTTCCTCGGGTACCTCGCGCACGCCACCGAGCGGATCCACCTCGGCTCCGGCATCTTCAACCCGCTCGCGCCGGTGAACCACCCGGTGAAGGTCGCCGAGAAGGTCGCCATGCTCGACCACCTCTCCAAGGGCCGCTTCGAGTTCGGCACCGGCCGCGGCGCCGGCAGCCACGAGATCCTCGGGTTCCTGCCCGGCATCGAGGACATGAACGGCACGAAGGAGATCTGGGAGGAGACCATCGCGGAGTTCCCCAAGATGTTCCTCCAGGAGGAGTACGAGGGGTTCCAGGGCAAGCACTGGTCGCTGCCGCCGCGGAAGATCTTCCCCAAGCCGTACGGCAAGGCGCACCCGGCGATGTGGTACGCCGCCGGGTCCCCGTCCTCGTACGCGATGGCGGCGAAGAAGGGGCTCGGGGTCCTCGGCTTCAGCGTCCAGAAGGTCTCGGACATGGAGTGGGTGCTGGACCAGTACAAGACGGCGATCCAGGAGGCGAAGGCCATCGGCGCCTTCGTCAACGACAACGTCATGGTCACCTCGACCGCGATATGCGCCGAGACCCACGACAAGGCGGTCGAGATCGCCGTCAACGCCCACATGAACCGCTTCCAGTCGCTGGTCTTCCGCTACCACGACACCTTCCCGCGGCCGGAGGCCATCCCGCAGTGGCCCGAGCTGCTGCCCGAGTACAACGCGGAGATCATCGAGCTGCTGATCGCCGAGGAGCTGCTGATCTGCGGTGACCCGTCGGAGGTCCTCCAGCAGTGCAGGCGCTGGGAACAGGCGGGCGCGGACCAGCTGTCCTTCGGCCTGCCGACCGGGGTGTCGTACGAGGACACGATGACCACGATCAAGCTCATCGGCGAGCACGTGATCCCGGAGATCGACACGGACCCGGTCCACCGCACGACGCGCTTCCGCCAGGCCGTCTGA